Proteins co-encoded in one Natrinema sp. CBA1119 genomic window:
- a CDS encoding bacterio-opsin activator domain-containing protein, with amino-acid sequence MSLQEPSARPVCEVEFGFQDSRYPFVGVTKKESCRFELAEMLPRPDGRYAEYFHVSGVEPERVAGYATEMETVDVTILAEYEDGGSLEFLVSGDCPAFRLTELGALPREVCGREGVGRLVAEIPAEENPSEVVETFLQEYPDVSLLSKREKDGIAPRFPDSGFQRVLQNHLTDRQREVLKAAFEEGYYEWPRECTGEDIATELGITSATFSEHIQAAERKLLTIMFNGPDAGN; translated from the coding sequence ATGTCTCTGCAAGAACCATCAGCCAGACCTGTGTGTGAAGTCGAGTTTGGCTTTCAGGACTCTCGGTATCCGTTCGTGGGTGTCACTAAGAAGGAATCGTGCCGGTTCGAACTCGCCGAAATGCTCCCTCGTCCCGATGGGCGGTACGCCGAATACTTCCACGTTAGCGGAGTCGAACCGGAGCGAGTAGCAGGCTACGCAACCGAGATGGAGACCGTCGACGTCACGATCCTTGCCGAGTATGAGGATGGAGGCAGTTTGGAATTTCTTGTATCTGGCGATTGTCCTGCATTTCGACTAACCGAACTCGGAGCGCTCCCGCGCGAAGTCTGCGGGAGAGAAGGCGTTGGTCGTCTCGTCGCCGAAATCCCTGCTGAAGAAAATCCATCGGAAGTCGTCGAGACATTTTTGCAAGAGTATCCGGATGTATCGCTGCTCTCGAAGCGGGAAAAAGACGGTATTGCGCCCCGATTTCCAGACTCCGGGTTCCAACGAGTCCTCCAGAATCATCTCACGGATCGCCAACGCGAAGTACTCAAAGCGGCGTTTGAAGAAGGATATTACGAGTGGCCTCGCGAATGCACCGGCGAAGACATCGCTACGGAACTCGGTATTACATCAGCCACCTTTTCCGAGCATATTCAAGCCGCTGAGCGGAAACTACTCACAATTATGTTTAACGGTCCCGATGCCGGAAACTAA
- a CDS encoding HalOD1 output domain-containing protein, whose product MDCESVIHTIVTSVSKATGKNPTEIPPLYNSIDVDALADLFGPQSTDSHHFPSDTVNFQYEGCDVTVFADGEVVVKGPE is encoded by the coding sequence ATGGACTGTGAATCCGTAATCCACACAATCGTTACTTCTGTCTCAAAAGCGACTGGAAAGAATCCCACCGAAATCCCCCCGCTCTACAACAGCATCGATGTCGATGCCCTTGCAGATCTCTTTGGACCACAATCTACTGATTCACATCATTTCCCATCGGATACTGTCAACTTCCAGTACGAGGGTTGCGATGTCACAGTCTTCGCAGATGGGGAGGTAGTCGTGAAAGGACCCGAGTAA
- a CDS encoding amphi-Trp domain-containing protein, which translates to MPEEVLFKSESDQTREEIASYLRNVADKLEQGDAITLKSGSESVTMEPPARPTFEVKAEREGPTDGPGELSIEFELEWEENGNEGDGGSDQLEIE; encoded by the coding sequence ATGCCTGAAGAAGTCCTGTTCAAATCAGAGAGTGACCAGACCCGAGAAGAAATCGCATCGTATCTCCGCAATGTCGCTGATAAGCTCGAACAAGGGGATGCAATCACACTCAAATCCGGTTCCGAGTCTGTGACAATGGAACCACCAGCACGCCCGACGTTTGAGGTCAAAGCCGAACGCGAGGGGCCAACGGACGGGCCCGGTGAATTGAGTATCGAGTTCGAACTCGAATGGGAGGAAAACGGCAATGAGGGGGATGGCGGGAGCGACCAGTTAGAAATTGAGTGA
- a CDS encoding redoxin domain-containing protein yields MNDFAREAGDFRHRASAVSRFILLVLTVETDAVQRFTRADSAYSHRAFINEHDLTFPLLSDSLAEVCEEYGVRYDIWEQHQNVSQRALFVIDDTQTVQYAWMTEDALVKPDLSEVQDAMKSVDVFDS; encoded by the coding sequence CTGAACGACTTTGCTCGTGAAGCGGGAGATTTTCGACATAGAGCATCGGCGGTTTCCCGCTTCATACTCCTAGTTCTGACGGTCGAAACCGACGCCGTCCAACGATTCACCAGAGCCGATAGTGCCTATTCCCACCGCGCGTTCATCAACGAGCACGATTTGACATTCCCACTCTTGAGCGACAGCCTCGCTGAAGTCTGTGAGGAGTACGGCGTCCGATACGATATCTGGGAACAGCATCAAAACGTCTCACAGCGGGCACTCTTCGTTATCGACGACACACAAACCGTCCAGTATGCATGGATGACAGAGGATGCTCTCGTGAAGCCGGACCTGTCGGAGGTTCAAGATGCAATGAAGTCAGTCGATGTTTTCGACTCGTAG
- a CDS encoding IS5 family transposase: MSKISRFTSKVVQLAKNAVGERGEVAAPEGGGGFAEYAVVSLHCLRVYLEKSYREALDLLSEMPQILGEIGLEPTDLPDHSTLVKWFDRIKTALWRVLLRLSAQLHGQSGHAAIDATFFDRENASKHYCRRTNYRVQTLKATALVDTESQAILDVHCTTEKRHDTQLGWQVARRNAGDLASLAADKGYDWMDLREKLREDGVRPLIKHREFRPIDHAHNARIDGPRYRQRAMCETVFSTIKRTLGDAVRARTWYGEFRELVLMCVVHNTKRSLKQ; the protein is encoded by the coding sequence ATGTCGAAAATCTCCCGCTTCACGAGCAAAGTCGTTCAGTTAGCTAAAAATGCTGTTGGTGAGCGAGGCGAAGTCGCCGCCCCCGAAGGGGGTGGCGGCTTCGCCGAGTATGCGGTAGTGTCGCTGCACTGTCTGCGGGTTTACCTGGAAAAATCCTACCGAGAAGCACTCGATTTGCTGAGCGAGATGCCACAAATACTCGGGGAGATCGGCCTTGAACCGACCGATCTCCCCGATCACTCGACGCTAGTCAAGTGGTTTGATAGGATTAAGACCGCACTCTGGCGAGTGCTGCTGCGCCTCTCGGCGCAGCTGCACGGCCAGAGCGGTCACGCCGCCATTGACGCGACGTTTTTCGACCGCGAAAACGCTAGCAAACACTACTGCCGTCGGACGAATTACCGGGTTCAGACGCTCAAAGCGACAGCTCTCGTCGACACAGAAAGCCAAGCAATTCTGGACGTTCACTGTACGACCGAGAAACGCCACGACACACAGCTCGGCTGGCAGGTCGCCCGCCGCAACGCGGGCGACCTCGCCAGCCTCGCTGCCGACAAAGGCTACGACTGGATGGATTTACGCGAAAAACTCCGCGAAGACGGCGTGAGACCGCTGATCAAACATCGTGAGTTTCGGCCCATCGATCACGCGCATAACGCGCGGATCGATGGGCCTCGATACCGCCAACGAGCGATGTGTGAGACCGTCTTTTCAACGATCAAGCGCACGCTCGGCGACGCCGTGCGTGCGCGAACTTGGTACGGTGAATTTCGTGAACTCGTTTTGATGTGTGTGGTTCACAACACCAAGCGATCTCTAAAACAGTGA
- a CDS encoding redoxin domain-containing protein, whose amino-acid sequence MLELGETAPSFTLPGTDGETIDEYSLKEYTNEGAAVLAFYPFDFSPICTEELCDFRDVEWLTFTEGVNLFGISTDSADVVNRQT is encoded by the coding sequence ATGCTTGAACTCGGTGAGACAGCGCCTTCATTCACTCTTCCAGGAACGGACGGTGAGACAATCGACGAGTATAGCCTCAAAGAGTACACCAATGAAGGCGCTGCTGTGTTAGCCTTTTACCCATTCGATTTCAGCCCGATTTGCACGGAAGAGCTCTGTGACTTCCGCGATGTCGAGTGGCTAACGTTCACCGAGGGTGTCAATCTCTTCGGCATCTCTACTGATAGTGCGGACGTGGTGAATCGCCAGACGTAG
- a CDS encoding HalOD1 output domain-containing protein, whose protein sequence is MLLLILFQKKKEGVGSLDLPPLYDSIDPDALGNLFSTTQDGEKRSGWIKFRYAGYWVLVEFDEEPTVKVEESPPTK, encoded by the coding sequence ATGCTATTATTGATATTATTTCAAAAAAAAAAAGAGGGCGTAGGCTCGTTAGATCTTCCTCCATTGTACGACAGTATCGATCCTGACGCCCTTGGAAATCTGTTTTCGACGACTCAAGACGGGGAAAAGCGATCTGGTTGGATTAAATTCCGATATGCTGGGTATTGGGTCCTCGTTGAATTTGATGAAGAGCCAACGGTCAAAGTCGAAGAGAGCCCACCAACGAAATAA
- a CDS encoding IS630 family transposase (programmed frameshift), translated as MDHLDEISVEELQDALGKVEGNKPTQRLLAAIAYKNGLTQTELAEWHDTGRRTIYSWLMRLDTDKPLEQAVSDAHRSGRKRKLSGTQQEEFEQTVHEPPEEVGIDAPAWTPALVQEFLEETYGVEYSYPSCRRLLKEAGLSYHKPRRTAAEAEESDTEEFREELKKKRREMDATVVCIDQTKKSVQVEPRAAWFPRGTRPSVELSGQRDWTCLLGAITEDGECFFSRFTEYVTADHAKHFILALCKEFEEDLIVVLDGAPYFQASAVTDLAARDDLAFVTLPAYSPELNPVEECWRQLQSALSNRFFDSLSELTTAIDTALDQLSIPKLSNYF; from the exons ATGGACCATCTCGACGAAATCTCCGTCGAAGAACTCCAAGACGCCCTTGGCAAGGTTGAGGGAAACAAGCCGACACAACGGTTGTTAGCGGCGATTGCATACAAGAACGGCCTGACGCAGACCGAACTTGCAGAGTGGCACGACACTGGTCGAAGAACGATCTACAGCTGGCTCATGCGACTCGATACGGACAAACCGCTTGAGCAAGCCGTCTCTGATGCTCATCGATCCGGGAGAAAACGAAAGCTCTCAGGAACACAGCAAGAAGAGTTTGAACAAACCGTTCACGAACCTCCCGAGGAAGTCGGTATCGACGCGCCGGCGTGGACGCCGGCGCTCGTCCAGGAGTTTCTTGAAGAAACCTACGGCGTCGAGTACTCCTATCCGAGTTGCCGCCGGTTACTCAAAGAAGCTGGATTAAGCTACCACAAACCGCGCCGTACAGCCGCCGAAGCCGAGGAGTCAGACACAGAAGAGTTCCGCGAGGAACTCA AAAAAAAGCGGCGGGAGATGGACGCCACAGTAGTCTGCATCGATCAGACCAAGAAATCCGTCCAGGTTGAGCCGCGTGCCGCGTGGTTTCCGCGCGGCACGCGGCCGAGCGTCGAACTTTCTGGCCAACGCGACTGGACGTGTCTGCTTGGCGCGATTACCGAAGACGGCGAGTGCTTCTTCTCACGGTTCACCGAGTACGTCACCGCCGATCACGCGAAGCATTTCATTCTCGCGTTATGCAAAGAATTCGAAGAGGATTTAATCGTCGTGCTCGATGGAGCACCGTATTTCCAGGCATCGGCCGTCACGGACCTGGCGGCCCGTGACGACCTCGCCTTCGTCACGTTACCAGCATATTCCCCGGAACTCAACCCAGTCGAAGAGTGCTGGAGACAGCTGCAATCAGCACTTAGCAACCGATTCTTCGACTCGCTTTCTGAGCTGACAACAGCGATCGATACCGCTCTTGATCAACTCTCTATCCCTAAATTGAGCAATTATTTCTAA
- a CDS encoding IS4 family transposase codes for MRRLTTLFPSEFLEEHAEELGVVEREGKLQIPVLVWALVFGFAAGESRTLAGFRRCYNATADEPISSGGFYHRLTPTLAEYLRDLVEAALDEVAVPDAVDADIDRFRDVMIADGTVLRLHEFLSDEFQARHEEQAGAKLHLLHNATDKTIERIDVTDEKTHDSTLFKTGSWLDGRLVLLDLAYFKYRRFALIDENDGYFVSRLKANSNPVITAELREWRGRAIPLEGKQLHEVVDDLSRKYIDVEVEAEFKRGPYNGTRSLDTKRFRVVGVLVADADDYHLYITNLPREEFLPADLATLYRCRWEVETLFRELKTQYELDEFDTSNPAVVEILLYAALLSLLVSRDLLGLVTEQADDEIVFPPERWAATFRSHAQLILHELGEYLGYSPPPLLERLIEDAQKIHQQRPILQETLATATQPRCES; via the coding sequence ATGCGTCGGCTCACTACACTGTTTCCCTCCGAGTTCCTCGAAGAGCACGCCGAGGAACTCGGCGTGGTCGAGCGAGAGGGTAAGCTCCAGATTCCTGTCCTCGTGTGGGCGCTCGTGTTCGGCTTCGCCGCAGGCGAAAGCCGAACACTCGCTGGGTTCAGACGCTGCTACAACGCCACAGCTGACGAACCAATCTCTTCTGGCGGGTTCTATCACCGGCTGACGCCGACACTCGCGGAGTATCTCCGCGACCTCGTCGAGGCCGCGCTCGACGAGGTCGCTGTACCCGACGCTGTTGACGCTGATATCGACCGATTCAGAGACGTAATGATCGCTGATGGAACGGTGTTGCGGTTGCACGAGTTCCTCTCTGATGAGTTCCAAGCCCGTCACGAGGAGCAGGCTGGAGCGAAGCTCCACCTGCTCCACAATGCCACCGACAAGACGATTGAACGGATCGACGTGACGGACGAGAAAACACACGACAGCACTCTGTTCAAGACAGGTTCGTGGCTGGACGGACGGCTGGTTCTACTCGATCTGGCGTACTTCAAGTACCGCCGCTTCGCGTTGATCGATGAGAACGACGGCTACTTCGTGAGTCGGCTGAAAGCGAACTCGAATCCGGTGATAACGGCAGAATTACGGGAATGGCGCGGCCGCGCCATTCCCTTGGAGGGCAAGCAGCTCCACGAAGTGGTCGATGATCTCTCGCGGAAGTACATCGACGTTGAGGTCGAAGCGGAGTTCAAACGTGGGCCGTACAACGGAACACGGTCGCTGGACACGAAGCGGTTCCGCGTCGTCGGCGTCCTCGTTGCGGACGCCGACGACTACCATCTCTACATCACGAATCTACCGAGAGAGGAGTTCCTCCCGGCTGATCTAGCAACGCTGTATCGGTGTCGGTGGGAGGTAGAGACGTTGTTTCGTGAACTGAAGACGCAGTACGAACTGGATGAGTTCGACACAAGCAACCCGGCTGTTGTGGAGATTCTGCTGTATGCGGCGTTGCTGTCACTGCTGGTGAGTCGTGATCTGTTGGGTCTGGTCACCGAGCAAGCCGATGATGAGATCGTGTTTCCGCCAGAACGCTGGGCGGCGACCTTCCGGTCGCACGCCCAGCTCATCCTCCACGAACTCGGTGAGTACCTCGGCTACTCGCCACCGCCGTTGCTGGAGCGGTTGATTGAGGATGCACAGAAGATCCACCAGCAACGACCGATCTTACAAGAGACGCTCGCTACCGCTACGCAACCGAGGTGTGAGTCTTAG
- a CDS encoding helix-turn-helix domain-containing protein: MIPKDEHDSPVRAVRTLRILDVIRQINGGTLTDIAEEIDLPKSTLHNHPSVFS; encoded by the coding sequence ATGATACCAAAAGACGAGCACGACTCTCCGGTTCGAGCGGTCCGGACGTTACGTATCCTCGACGTAATTCGCCAAATAAACGGAGGGACGCTCACCGATATCGCTGAGGAAATTGATCTACCGAAGAGCACGTTACATAACCACCCATCCGTCTTTAGCTAA
- a CDS encoding MFS transporter gives MDRHHWLLAALMGGIHSIFHVFMRLIPAFIPVLTGALGYPLWKLGMLVSAYFVGSSVGLLPMGELSDRYDRRITLSGALAIVGLGYLLFSVAPLVGTALPETAIAGLAFDGPFVVMATSMVISGFGTSAHVPVGVPLLTANATADDRGKLLGIWGGSSKIGDAVGPAAVGVLILVLGWQAILFSFGLLGLVCAAGLYVILGASGFETRPVGDQAERDDNAETWESLLADRRRYLYPMLVLVGYFAAYSIVVQGTITFVPAFITDVYGYSFSLGSISFGPESFADFALSVLLVGAAISRFVGGYLVDRYEHRLVLVATLIMAAAAMFVFSLASLGPVALIVVLIVFGAGLWGNSPARDSLVSDLGPDEREGRTFSYLWTASRVFGALSPTAIGFLAGSAGIRKGFTYLSIATLIAALFVALLFSNRIYRDNAIDPDVALDD, from the coding sequence ATGGATCGTCACCACTGGTTACTTGCCGCGCTGATGGGAGGGATCCACTCCATTTTCCACGTCTTTATGCGGCTTATCCCAGCTTTCATTCCTGTCTTGACAGGGGCCTTGGGATATCCGCTCTGGAAGCTAGGCATGCTCGTCAGTGCCTACTTCGTCGGTTCCTCGGTCGGCTTGCTCCCGATGGGCGAACTATCAGACCGGTACGACCGACGGATCACACTCTCGGGCGCCCTTGCGATCGTGGGACTCGGCTACCTCCTGTTTTCTGTGGCGCCTCTCGTTGGCACAGCCTTGCCCGAGACGGCAATCGCCGGCCTCGCCTTCGACGGGCCATTCGTGGTGATGGCGACCAGTATGGTCATCTCAGGTTTTGGGACCAGTGCCCATGTTCCCGTCGGCGTTCCCCTACTCACTGCCAACGCGACGGCCGACGACCGCGGAAAACTCCTTGGCATCTGGGGGGGCAGTTCGAAGATTGGCGACGCTGTTGGTCCGGCGGCCGTTGGCGTACTCATCCTCGTACTCGGCTGGCAGGCGATCCTGTTCAGTTTCGGCCTGCTTGGCCTCGTCTGCGCTGCTGGACTCTACGTGATCCTCGGCGCCTCGGGCTTCGAGACGCGACCTGTGGGAGATCAGGCTGAGAGGGACGATAATGCCGAGACCTGGGAGAGTCTGCTAGCTGACCGACGGCGATACCTCTATCCCATGCTCGTTCTCGTGGGCTACTTTGCGGCCTACAGCATCGTCGTCCAAGGTACTATCACGTTTGTCCCCGCGTTCATCACAGATGTTTACGGATACTCGTTTAGCCTCGGCTCGATATCGTTCGGCCCGGAGTCATTCGCCGACTTTGCGCTGTCCGTGCTGCTTGTCGGCGCGGCTATCAGCCGCTTCGTCGGTGGCTATCTCGTCGACCGCTACGAGCACCGCTTAGTCCTCGTTGCAACCCTAATCATGGCTGCGGCCGCGATGTTCGTATTCTCGCTGGCTTCGCTCGGTCCGGTCGCACTTATCGTCGTATTGATTGTCTTCGGTGCCGGCCTTTGGGGCAATAGTCCTGCCCGCGACTCGTTAGTGAGCGATCTAGGTCCCGACGAGCGTGAGGGTCGGACGTTCAGCTACCTCTGGACCGCGTCGCGGGTCTTCGGCGCCCTCTCACCGACAGCGATCGGCTTTCTTGCCGGCTCAGCCGGTATCCGAAAAGGCTTCACCTATCTCTCCATCGCCACGCTCATCGCTGCATTGTTCGTCGCGTTGCTGTTCAGTAATAGGATCTACCGCGACAACGCTATCGATCCGGATGTCGCTCTTGACGACTGA
- a CDS encoding rhodanese-like domain-containing protein, which yields MPSSHSPAAVQNALASSDPIALLDIRPSLDYVAGHIRESTWVPRRKLEQRLPNLVPNQSTPVVLCDGSGERSIRDARWLETLGYEDVSYLDGGIAAWREGGFDLIQAEGDVHATAFNYESKKFGEQVAATRDLPMIEPDELAAKRDEATIVDVRTPSEYEKSGTIPDSVNIEGFDLPLYAEALRDNDEPVVVHCAGRTRSIIGTATLRELGINNIYELENGTMGWQLSGYDLTDGPGRPQELETDPQQYAQLQEVTERLLQDTDVSFLSPAELDRLDDTVDDRQTTYIFDVRTEEEFVEGHLPDSLSVPGGQLIQTAGRHIAVRDAEIVLVSETHIRSAITAYWLENMGFSNVSVLDGGTTAWDESDRRLEKNYEPRKPLGADIVDETVERISATELASTNREITIVNIDELDVYTASHIPGAWWAPRYEVANVLAYDLDPTGTVVLTCEDGTISECAGAQLIHMGQIENLAILEGGLKAWEEADLETDEGEERALRESRKAVREPYAQGEQEMKQYLTWEERLVE from the coding sequence ATGCCTAGTTCGCATTCACCTGCGGCAGTACAAAACGCACTTGCATCAAGTGATCCGATTGCACTCTTAGATATCCGACCCTCACTCGACTACGTGGCGGGGCACATTCGGGAAAGTACGTGGGTACCGAGACGTAAACTTGAGCAGCGTCTTCCTAATTTGGTGCCAAACCAATCAACGCCTGTTGTACTATGTGATGGCAGTGGTGAGCGGTCGATTCGTGATGCTCGGTGGCTTGAAACGCTGGGATATGAAGACGTTAGCTATCTAGATGGAGGAATAGCGGCGTGGCGGGAGGGGGGTTTCGACCTCATACAGGCGGAAGGTGATGTCCATGCTACCGCCTTCAATTATGAGAGCAAGAAGTTCGGCGAACAGGTAGCAGCGACGCGGGACCTCCCGATGATTGAACCCGACGAATTGGCGGCGAAACGGGACGAGGCCACCATTGTTGACGTACGTACTCCTTCTGAATACGAGAAATCGGGCACGATCCCCGATTCAGTCAACATTGAGGGTTTCGACCTACCGCTGTACGCCGAGGCACTCCGGGACAACGATGAACCGGTGGTAGTCCATTGCGCCGGACGAACCCGGAGTATCATCGGAACAGCAACGCTCCGGGAACTAGGCATAAACAATATCTATGAACTAGAAAATGGTACGATGGGGTGGCAACTTTCTGGATACGACCTAACAGACGGTCCCGGTCGACCACAAGAACTAGAGACGGACCCACAACAGTACGCTCAACTCCAAGAAGTAACAGAACGACTCCTTCAGGACACCGATGTCTCGTTTCTCTCCCCTGCAGAACTAGATCGACTCGACGATACAGTAGACGACAGGCAAACGACGTACATATTTGACGTACGAACGGAGGAAGAGTTCGTGGAAGGCCACCTGCCCGATTCGCTCTCGGTTCCTGGCGGACAACTTATCCAGACCGCCGGCCGCCACATCGCTGTTCGTGATGCGGAAATTGTTCTAGTTTCAGAGACGCATATTCGGTCTGCAATTACAGCCTATTGGCTCGAGAATATGGGTTTCTCGAACGTGAGTGTTCTGGACGGAGGAACGACTGCATGGGATGAGAGCGATCGCCGCCTAGAGAAAAACTATGAGCCTCGGAAACCGCTCGGAGCTGATATCGTTGATGAGACAGTCGAGCGCATCTCTGCTACTGAGCTAGCAAGTACGAACCGCGAGATAACGATAGTAAACATCGATGAACTTGATGTCTACACTGCTAGTCACATCCCAGGTGCTTGGTGGGCTCCGCGATACGAGGTAGCGAACGTGCTCGCTTATGACCTCGATCCCACTGGGACCGTCGTCTTGACCTGCGAGGACGGAACTATCTCCGAATGCGCTGGCGCACAGCTTATTCATATGGGGCAAATTGAAAATCTCGCTATCCTCGAAGGCGGACTCAAAGCGTGGGAAGAGGCCGATCTGGAGACAGACGAGGGGGAAGAGCGTGCTCTTCGAGAATCACGTAAAGCGGTCCGAGAACCCTACGCACAGGGAGAACAGGAAATGAAGCAATACTTAACGTGGGAGGAGAGACTGGTCGAATGA
- a CDS encoding Rieske (2Fe-2S) protein — MSEHVVADADDLPAGDRLITEIEGSEIGVFNLDGEYRAYLNWCPHQGAPCCEGTVTGKYTADFDPETLETTDEWIREGEFLYCPWHAWEFDLETGECTTNRSYSLPTYSVYEKDGKVVVSVP; from the coding sequence ATGAGCGAACACGTAGTCGCAGACGCCGACGATCTTCCGGCAGGTGACCGTCTTATAACCGAGATAGAGGGCAGCGAAATCGGCGTTTTCAACTTAGATGGAGAGTACCGTGCCTACCTCAACTGGTGCCCCCATCAGGGCGCACCGTGTTGCGAGGGGACTGTAACCGGAAAGTACACCGCAGACTTTGACCCTGAAACATTAGAGACGACCGACGAATGGATTCGGGAGGGAGAGTTCCTGTACTGCCCGTGGCATGCCTGGGAATTCGATCTTGAAACCGGCGAATGTACGACGAACCGATCGTATTCGCTTCCCACGTATTCAGTATATGAAAAGGATGGAAAAGTAGTCGTCTCTGTCCCTTAG
- a CDS encoding amidohydrolase family protein, which yields MASQRGSSPTGPMEKSTVIDVDVHLGGAIDYEDVTAYMNEPHQSRLVNHSGPSPLPWSGWDRNSGGKIDSDPHTIADADELDQRLCGEFGVDYPILNPMSWVPRLPETDFAVELARGYNQVLLDDYLDRHDHFYGTVTVPTQDPQRAAEEIDRIGGEDQIVGIYIATGGPDRPLGDPDYDVIYQAAQDNDLAVVYHGHVDAFLTDFPRQNQGLEEYVSVNALGHPWTQMLTMTSLMEQGTPEKFPDLDFVFLEAGLLWVPYMAYRLNKEHNMQPNASPLLEKSPEEYVRDRFYFGTQPLEEPLDASHMKQIFDLVGRDSILFASDFPHWDFDNPSTLGKTLTKNLDDKGVETVLNKNARQVFGIGS from the coding sequence ATGGCATCCCAGCGAGGGTCATCCCCAACAGGGCCGATGGAGAAATCGACAGTCATCGACGTTGATGTCCACCTTGGCGGGGCAATCGACTACGAAGATGTCACAGCGTACATGAACGAACCACACCAGAGTCGCCTAGTGAACCATTCAGGACCGTCACCGCTTCCGTGGAGCGGCTGGGATCGTAACTCCGGTGGAAAGATAGATAGCGACCCACACACGATTGCAGACGCTGATGAACTGGACCAGCGACTATGTGGTGAATTCGGCGTTGACTATCCCATCTTGAATCCGATGTCGTGGGTTCCACGGCTCCCGGAAACCGACTTTGCGGTCGAGTTAGCGCGTGGGTACAACCAGGTGCTTCTAGATGACTACCTCGACAGACACGATCATTTCTACGGGACCGTCACCGTTCCAACGCAGGATCCACAGCGGGCAGCCGAAGAGATTGACCGTATTGGCGGTGAGGATCAGATCGTCGGCATCTATATCGCGACTGGTGGGCCTGACCGCCCGCTCGGCGACCCGGACTACGACGTCATATATCAGGCAGCGCAGGACAACGACTTGGCAGTCGTCTACCACGGTCACGTCGATGCGTTCCTCACTGACTTCCCCCGCCAGAATCAGGGGCTCGAGGAATACGTTTCAGTTAATGCACTGGGTCATCCGTGGACCCAGATGCTCACGATGACTAGCCTCATGGAGCAGGGAACGCCAGAAAAATTCCCCGACCTGGACTTCGTCTTCTTGGAGGCAGGATTACTATGGGTGCCGTATATGGCTTACCGGTTAAACAAGGAACACAATATGCAGCCCAATGCATCGCCACTTCTCGAGAAATCGCCAGAAGAGTACGTGCGCGATCGATTCTATTTCGGTACGCAGCCGCTCGAGGAACCACTCGATGCAAGCCACATGAAACAAATTTTCGATCTGGTTGGCCGTGACTCTATATTGTTTGCCAGCGACTTCCCCCACTGGGACTTCGACAATCCATCGACGCTCGGAAAAACCCTGACGAAGAACCTTGACGACAAGGGAGTCGAGACAGTATTGAACAAAAACGCTCGGCAAGTCTTCGGGATCGGGTCCTGA